The genomic segment CAAATTCTATTCAAGGGCACTGGCAGCTCGCCAATATTTATTGGCACGTTCGGAATCTAGAAAAAGTTCACTATCATTATCAAAAAATTTTAGATCTCGATCCTAATTCAGTAGAACTATTAAATAATTTCGCTGTCTTAATGTTAAAAAAAGAACAGATAAACTTGGCCATAGATTATTTTAAACGTGCACTCGTTATCGATCCTAAGCACAAAACTGCAAGAAATAATCTTGCGGCCGTTCTACTACAGAATAATCAATTGAAAGAAGCCATATGGCATTATTCTTTATATCTAAATTTAGAGCCTTTGGACACCGAAGCTCTTTTTAACCGTGCCCACAGCTTAATGTTGACCGGTCAATTAAATGACGCCGTACAGGATCTAAAAAGAATTTTGACTATTGATGACAAGCATATAGATGCGCATTGTAATCTTGCTGCCATTCATCTAAAACTAAAAGACCGTCTTACGGCTTTAACTCATTATCAAATCATTTTAAATCTAAACGATAAACATGCTATTGCCAATTATATGGTCAGTGCGCTCAGTCAACAATCGATACCTGACAGTGCACCTCTAGAATATGTTAAAAATTTATTTGACAACTATGCTTTTCAATTTGATACACATCTGCAGAATATTTTACTCTATAAAACACCTGAATTACTTCGCAAATTGTTAAATCCCTTTATAAAGGATAAAAACTATAATCTGCTTGATCTGGGCTGTGGCACTGGTCTTAGCGGTCAATGTTTTAGTGATATTACAAAAAAAATCACTGGTATGGATATTTCAAATAATATGCTTAATAAAGCAAAAGAAAAAGCCTGTTATGATATTTTAATAGAAAAAGATATTTTGAATGGCATTACTGAATTAGCAGAGGATTTTGACCTCATTTTGTGTATCGATGCATTAGTATATTTTGGTAATCTTAGTGAGTTTTTTGAAAAAATAATACTTTGCTTACATGCAAATGGCTTATTAGCTTTCTCCGTTGAACTAGCCGGTGAACCTATCTCTTCTTATATTTTGCAAACTAATGGGCGTTACCAACATACTGAAATTTATGTACGCGAATTAGCCGAAAAAAATCAATTAAAACTTTTAAACTATGCAAATGTGGTAGGGCGTCAACAAGACAGCCAAGCAATTCAAACAGGCTTATTTATTTTCCAAAAAATATAATATATTCTTCACACTTGAATAAATGTCCGTTAAACTCGCAGTCCTTCATAGGCTCTTGTCAAAATATAATTGCTGTAAATTTAGTAAATCTGCAACCTTAAAAATTATGAATATCTACGCAAAAAAATTAACTTGGCTAATTTGTTCTTTTTTATTCATTTATCCCGCAATAAAAACTTACTCCTTTCCTTTAGATTTAAAAAAATGTGAAAATTCTAATTACCTATTACTACACCCCCATCAAGTACTACTTTGTGCTGCAAGGGTATTACCCACACTCTCTGCGCAGTTAAATTACCTAGGCGAAGAAAAAACAACTCAATATACCCAATATAAATATAATTTTACATCCATCACTTGGCCTAAAATTTTTCAGCACAGTGTTTTGGATGTTGTTAAACCCAATATTTGGAAACATGAAATAGATATTTTTGTTCCCAAAGAAAATCCTAATGTCAATACGGCTGCTCTTTATATTACGGGTGGATATAACAATCCTAAAATAATAAGCAACAATTCTCCTGATAAAATTATCAGCCAATTAATTCAGCATAATATCGTCATTGTACTTAAAGATAATCCAAATCAATACTTAACTATCAATGGCAAACAATTAAAAGAAGATGAGATTATTGCCTTTACATGGAATCGTTTCATTCACAATCCCAAATTATCTTATTTTCCTTTACATATTCCTATGGCAATTGCTGCACAGCAAGCCATGACCTTAGCACAAAATATATTACAACAGCAGCATATACGCATAAATCATTTTGTGGTTATAGGCGCTTCAAAACGAGGCTGGGCCACATGGTTAACTGCATTACTTGATCACAGAGTCATTGCCATGATTCCAATTGTGGTTGATGTCTTAAATCTAAAAAAACAAATTCCACATATTTATAAAGTTTATGCACAACATTGGCCAATAGCATTAAACGATTATAATGTTCAACATATCCCTGAATATGCGAATCCTAATAATATTTTTTATTCGAATTATTTAAAATTATTGCAATTAGAAGATCCATTTACTTATTTTAGTATCGCGCCTTATCAAAAAAAGCTAGCAGAAATGTCCAAATATATTGTTAATGCCAGTGGAGATGATTTCTTTCCTCCAGACAGCTCCCAATATTACTACGCTGCATTATCAGAAAAGAAATTGTTATTTTATTTACCAAATTCTGGACATTATATAGGGTATTCACCTTCAATCTCACAATTAGCTTCCACACTGGCTGCTTTTTATAAAAGAATTATTTCTCATCAAGCTTTGCCGGTAATTACCTGGAATAGAACTGCAGATGAATTAAATATTCATTATTCAGAAAAACCTTCAAAAATTATATTGTGGTCCGCAGAAAATTTACTTACACGAGATTTTCGATATTCCTGCGCAGTTCATTATCGGCCTATTGACATAGTGGCAAGTCAGAAAGCTTCCAAAATAAACATTACAACTCCTAAACAAGGTTGGAGAGCTACGTACATTGAGTTAGATTTTCCTGATGGCTTAAGAGCAAGTACACCCATTTTTATATCTCCTAATACTTTCCCTAAAAAAAATCAAATTATGCCATCGCACGGAATGTGTCTGTTGATTAATCCTGAAAATGAAAATACTGCTAAATAAATGTTAGGTTCTATCTCTAAAGTGATGACTGTAATCATCGGCAAGGCAAAAACTGCAGATGGCTACAAGGGTACTTTAGAGCAGAACCTAAGAATATAAACCTGAAATATAATTAGATACCGCAATAATTTCTGTATCACTCATTTTTTTGCTAATTATTGGCATCATTTGATGTTTATCATTCTTGCGCTTGCCGTCACGAAATGCTCTTAATTGTGTAGCAATATATCGAGCATGTTGTCCACTTAAACGAGGAAATCCGGCCGGTGGATTTCCTAAACCCGCAGGGCCATGACAAGCTAAACAAGCTGGGATTTTTTTATTCGAATCTCCTCCACGATAAATTCTTTGCCCCAAAGGAAGTAAATTAGCCCGCGCGGTGTCGATAGTTCCTGATAAACTTGCATAGTAGTCTACAATTTTGCTTCTTTCCTTTTCCGACAATGCGCCCAATAATGAATTCATTATTGGATTATCACGTCCATGCTTCACATTTGGTTGAAAATCCTGCATTTGCTTCATCAAATAGTTAGCGTTCTGACCCGCTAATTTTGGCCAATTTTCATTGGCTGTGGAATTTCCATGCTTACCATGACAAAGCTCACATCCAGCGATGATATCATTGAATGTTTTTTTTACCATTTTGGCATCACTCGGCGAAACCACCAGTAAAAAAAAGAATATAAAGAAAAATGCATTTTTGTAATCAAACATATGAAAACTTTTTTGGGTACTTTGGGGAAAACAGTTGATATTGCTAAGTGCTATTATTTAGTTTATAGTTTTGCCAGGCTTTGATAAACCATAAAAATAATATAAAGGCCAGGGAATTTTTCTTTTTTTAATTTAAGCGGAAGATAACTTTGAGTTCCCATGTCTTTCCACTTACTGTCTTTTTAAAAAGCGTAGCTCAATTAGATCAACTGCCCGTAGATCAAGGCGCAGAAATTGCATTTATTGGGCGTTCCAATTCTGGAAAATCTACAGCAATTAACTCAATTACTGGAAAAAAGGGCTTAGCCAAAACGAGTAAAACTCCAGGGCGTACTCAATTATTAAATTTTTTTCAGATCGATGAACACCTACGTTTAGTCGATCTTCCCGGTTATGGCTTTGCCAACGTCCCCAATGATAAAAAAGCGGATTGGGAGAAAACAATTGCCACTTATCTAAAAATTAGAAAATCTTTAAAAGGGCTGGTTATCACTATGGATATCCGCCACCCACTTAAGGACCGAGATCAAGCCATGCTAACTTGGGCTTCTCATTATCAAATACCGGTATATATCCTTCTAACTAAAGCAGATAAACTAACAAGAAATCAAGCTATAAATGCTTTAAAATCGACGACCCAGCAATTGGCAATGCTTAATAAACCTTTTGAAATACAAACCTTTTCAGCAACTAAATCTATTGGTCTTGAAACCGCCCGACGTAGGATTTTAAATTGGTTATACTCAGAATAAACCAGAATTTTTTTTCTAATGGTCTCCCAGAAACTTCTCTTTTTCTTACATCAATTTTTTGACCTATACGACACAATGTGATAAATAAAATGATTACTAAAAAAAACTTCGGATTTCATGTCATCACAACCCTCTGAAATAAGTTTTCGCGCCATTATATTGGCCATTCTACTCGCGGTCATTCTGGCTGCAGCAAACGCCTATTTAGGCTTGAAGGTCGGCTTAACCATTTCCGCATCTATACCAGCAGCTATTCTTTCTATGGGCATCCTACGTTTTTTTAAAAACTCTTCCATACTTGAGAGTAATATTGTTCAAACAGGAGCCTCTGCAGGCGAAGCATTGGTCGCAGGTACAGCATTTATTCTCCCCGCCTTAATTATTCTCCACTACTGGCAACATTTTGATTATTGGCAAACGGTAATAATTTCCCTGACCGGTGGAATTTTAGGAATCTTGTTTTCTATCCCTTTACGACGAGTTTTATTAGCCGATCCTACATTGCGCTTTCCTGAAGGTACCGCCATAGGTCAAGTTTTAAAAATCAGTCAAGAAGAGGGAAAAGGAAACCTTAAAGAGATAATCCAAGGCGGACTTTTAGGTGCTTTTGTGGCACTTTTTCAATCAGGCTTCCAAATTATCGCAGATAATTTTCCATTATGGTTTAAAGCAGATAATAAATTTATTTTTGGGTTTACGTTTGGTTTTGAACCTGCATTATTGGCAGCTGGATACATAGTCGGTATTGGCGTAGCGCTAAGTACATTACTCGGCGTGGCAATCGGATGGATAATTGGAATTC from the Rickettsiella endosymbiont of Aleochara curtula genome contains:
- a CDS encoding tetratricopeptide repeat protein, which gives rise to MNENNKSCELGTELSLLNPINLAVSTHETGPQPQIENPPIEIFFQQALNAHDAGDIKYAKDVYEYILSLQPEHVEAIHALGLLAAELQQWDTAIAWTQKALSIQPKSARFHLHLANIFKNINQLEFALTHYQAALRLNPHYAEAHNNLAGLFYKQNQLNLARQHYVQAIDLKPDYLDAHFNLGLVFLAQQEKNAAVKQFKNVLSLHPNSIQGHWQLANIYWHVRNLEKVHYHYQKILDLDPNSVELLNNFAVLMLKKEQINLAIDYFKRALVIDPKHKTARNNLAAVLLQNNQLKEAIWHYSLYLNLEPLDTEALFNRAHSLMLTGQLNDAVQDLKRILTIDDKHIDAHCNLAAIHLKLKDRLTALTHYQIILNLNDKHAIANYMVSALSQQSIPDSAPLEYVKNLFDNYAFQFDTHLQNILLYKTPELLRKLLNPFIKDKNYNLLDLGCGTGLSGQCFSDITKKITGMDISNNMLNKAKEKACYDILIEKDILNGITELAEDFDLILCIDALVYFGNLSEFFEKIILCLHANGLLAFSVELAGEPISSYILQTNGRYQHTEIYVRELAEKNQLKLLNYANVVGRQQDSQAIQTGLFIFQKI
- a CDS encoding PhoPQ-activated protein PqaA family protein, with the protein product MNIYAKKLTWLICSFLFIYPAIKTYSFPLDLKKCENSNYLLLHPHQVLLCAARVLPTLSAQLNYLGEEKTTQYTQYKYNFTSITWPKIFQHSVLDVVKPNIWKHEIDIFVPKENPNVNTAALYITGGYNNPKIISNNSPDKIISQLIQHNIVIVLKDNPNQYLTINGKQLKEDEIIAFTWNRFIHNPKLSYFPLHIPMAIAAQQAMTLAQNILQQQHIRINHFVVIGASKRGWATWLTALLDHRVIAMIPIVVDVLNLKKQIPHIYKVYAQHWPIALNDYNVQHIPEYANPNNIFYSNYLKLLQLEDPFTYFSIAPYQKKLAEMSKYIVNASGDDFFPPDSSQYYYAALSEKKLLFYLPNSGHYIGYSPSISQLASTLAAFYKRIISHQALPVITWNRTADELNIHYSEKPSKIILWSAENLLTRDFRYSCAVHYRPIDIVASQKASKINITTPKQGWRATYIELDFPDGLRASTPIFISPNTFPKKNQIMPSHGMCLLINPENENTAK
- a CDS encoding c-type cytochrome; the encoded protein is MVKKTFNDIIAGCELCHGKHGNSTANENWPKLAGQNANYLMKQMQDFQPNVKHGRDNPIMNSLLGALSEKERSKIVDYYASLSGTIDTARANLLPLGQRIYRGGDSNKKIPACLACHGPAGLGNPPAGFPRLSGQHARYIATQLRAFRDGKRKNDKHQMMPIISKKMSDTEIIAVSNYISGLYS
- the yihA gene encoding ribosome biogenesis GTP-binding protein YihA/YsxC; protein product: MSSHVFPLTVFLKSVAQLDQLPVDQGAEIAFIGRSNSGKSTAINSITGKKGLAKTSKTPGRTQLLNFFQIDEHLRLVDLPGYGFANVPNDKKADWEKTIATYLKIRKSLKGLVITMDIRHPLKDRDQAMLTWASHYQIPVYILLTKADKLTRNQAINALKSTTQQLAMLNKPFEIQTFSATKSIGLETARRRILNWLYSE